Genomic DNA from Methanosphaera sp.:
TCCTGATGAAATTCCTGCAAGTATACCTTCTTTTTGTGCAAGATCAATTGTGGTTTGTCCTGCATCTTCATCTTCTACTGCTATTGTTTCATCAATTAAATCTAAGTCCATTGTTTCTGGTATGAATCCTGGACTTATTCCCTGTATTTTATGTGCTCCTTTTTTGTTTTGTGTTATTACTGGTGAGCCTGCAGCCTCTACTGCAACAAGTTGGAAGTCGTCTTTGTGTTTTTTAATTTCACGTGCTATTCCTGTTGCTGTTCCACCTGTTCCTGCTGCTGATACTACAATGTCGACGTTTCCATCTGTATCTTTTAGTATTTCTTTTGCTGTTAGTCTTTCATGTATTTCAGGATTTGCTGGGTTTTCAAATTGTTGGAGTATTATTGAGTTTTCTATTTCTTCATTTAACTCTTCTGCTTTTTTAATTGCTCCTGGTATTCCCTCAGCAGCTGGTGTTAGTACAAGATCTGCTCCGAAGATTTTGATTAATTTACGTCTTTCTATTGAGAATGATTCAGGTAGTACTATTTTTAGTTTGTATCCTTTTGCTGCTGCTGCAAATGCTAGTGCTATTCCTGTATTTCCACTTGTTGGCTCGATTATTGTTGTGTCTTTATCTATTTTTCCTTTTTTCTCTGCATCTTCTATAAGTGATACTGCAACTCTATCTTTGATGCTGCTTACTGGGTTAAATGATTCTACTTTTACTAGAATTTCTGCATCTAATCCTTCGGAAATTCTGTTTAATCTTACTAGTGGTGTGTTTCCGATTGTTTCTGTTATGTCATTTGCTATTGGTTTTTTTATTATTTCTATGTTTTCTATTGCCATTTTATCTTTTACTCCTTTGTTTTTTTTTATCGTTATAATTATTAGTATCTTAGTTATAATTAATGAATTTATTATTATTTTTATCATAAATTTGGTATATTCAAGGGGGTTTAAATAAATAATATAATAAATTAACAATTATTATATTAACATTGTTATATTTTAATTTATTAAAAAACATATATAAAACTTTTGAAAAAAAAACACTAAAAAAATTCATAAAAAAAAGACCAAATTAATTGGAAAGGGGGTTAAAATAGAATAAAACAAAGTTTATCCTACATAATATAAACTAATAATACCTCAAATACAGTAATAAGTATTAAAATTAATATTACAATTACAAAGAAGTTCTGAAACATACTATGATTTGTAACATTTTTTCTAATAATATTATGCAAATTAGCATTAAATCTTGAAGCATAAGCTCCAGCTATAATAAATGAGATAATAAATACCCAAATTAAAACTTTAAATAAAACATTAATATAGTAAATATTAGCCTCAAATAACGATGAAAGAGCCAAACCAACAGATGCATTAAAGTATGGCATACTCTCAGCAATTGTACTTATAACAGTTGAGGTACTTGAAAGAAGGTATGTGTTAAGCAATGTAGTATATGCCATTGCAATAAGTGCAATAGCAATAGATACCCAAAGATATGCACTTGTTTTATAAAATAAATATTCAGATTTAAAATTTATTTTAGTTACACATTCTGAATATGTAATATTACCTTCATATTTAATTTTTAATTTGTAATCCTTTTTTGTAATTGCTGCTGAAATTTCAGCAATTCCATCCTCTGATACTTCAGCTTTTCCAACAACCCTTCCCTTCTTAGCTGTGACTGCAACGACTCCTTTAGGTACAGGTTTATCTGTATCAACCTCTGTAACTTTAACTTTTACTGTATATCGTCTTGAATCAGAATCAGTAATTTCAGCACATGCTTTTGTTTTAATTCTATCTGGCATAAAAAATACCCCTAAATTTATTTTATATTTTCTATGTAAGTTTCACATTAAAACTTAAAGAAAAACGATTGTCTAATTATTCAATCCATAGATTAAATTTATTTATCTATTTTAAAGTATATATAAATTACATAAAAATAATTACAAAAAATGAAAATAACAAAAATAATAACAAAATAATAAGATCAATAGTATAATACTAAAAAAAATATATGCACATTAATTATTTTCTAAGAAAAGAAATCCCGATAATTACCTATTAAAAAAAAGGATAATTAAAATATTATACTATTTTCATTTCAAATTATTATAATATAGTCATACAACATCACTAATAAAGTTTTTTAGTATATTAATAAATATTAACATAAAATAGACACATGAATTATTAAATAAAGAAAAATAAGCAGATTTATAAATAAATAAAAAAATAAAAAAAATAGAAAAATGAAAATCACATTAAATTTTCAAAATAAAGGTTTTAATTTGTAATCTCTTTATCATTAACACTTCTTATATAATTAGGAGCACTGCCAAGAGTATAACCTAGTGTGAAATAGAAACTTGTCTCATCATCTGAAATATTCCAGTTTTTATCACTTTTTAAAAGACTAATTGATGCTTCCTCTTCAAGTTCCTTAAATATAGCATCATATTTACGTATTTCATTAATCATAACAGGATATAATGCTTTTATTTTATCATGTGAAAGTTGAATATCATAAATCTTTCCAAGAAATGGTGTCTGTTTTAAACTTTTATACTCCATGTGTGTTAATTTACGAAGAAGAAAACCTAGAAGAAATGAAGCCTTCTTATCATCATCTATAAGTATTTCATCAAGAACATATCTATGTTCAATAGTTAAATCTGCCATAATAAATAATCCTCCAATAGTTTAAATTTATTTGTATTTCCTAGAATACCTTATCAATAACTGATGTAATTTTAAGAATTTCAGAATCAGACTTTCCAAGCATCTTCATAGCCTTAGCTGAAGCTTCAACAGGTGAATCCTTATTTTCCATCATAAACTGACTAATATATGTCATAAATGTCCTAAATTCAATCTTATTTTTAAATGTTTTTCTAAGAAGCTTATCAACATCTTTTTCTTCATCCTTGTCAAGTAATTCTACATCTTCCTTAATTTCCTCATCATTTAAAACTGCATTAATTGTATCAATATCATGATATTTTAGAAGTTCATTAAGAAATGCTTCATTCATCTTACTTCTATTATCCTTATTTTTACGTAGCTTTTTTGTTGACTCTACATTTTTAAGAAATTCATCATAAAATACTTCAACTTCAGATTCTCTAACAAAAAGCTTAGGAACAACCTCAAGAAGTCTAGGATCAATATTTAATCCTACAAATTCCTCATCATCACCTTCTTGTTCCATCTTTATAACTTCATCTGGTTTTTGTGTCATTGATCATCACCATTATCTTTAGTTTTATTACTATATTTTATATCTTTATCTTCATTGTTAACTATTTTATCTTGATTTTCTATTTTTTCCTGATTTTGCATAATTTCAATAAGATAATCAAGCTTCATATTAATATCATCAATATCAGATTCAAGCTGTTGAAACCTATCTTGTACATATTCATGATTTTCATGAATTGTATCTCTATTATCTTTAATAATATTTCGTGTTTCAGTTTCAGGCTGTTTCATATACAATGCTGACATTGCAGCTGTAAAAATACTTATAAAAAATACTCCTGCAACAATTGATATTAATGCAATTATCTGACCTGGGAATTCTACAGGTGTAATATCACCATATCCAACAGCTGTTAATGTTGCAATATTAAACCATAATGCTTCAAAGAATGTATGAAGATTTGGATCAATATGATATAATACATACGTTGAAATAAGTGTATAAAATACTATAATAATAGTTAATACCTTAAGTAGTCTATTTTGTACAAAATAGCTGAGTGATCCTTTATTAAATATTTTAAGATTTTGAAGTCTGATAACCTGAAATAGTGGTATGAGCTTTACAAGTTTAAATAATCTGACAACTGTAAAATATCTGAATAATATAAAATTAAGTGGCAGTATCGATAAAATATCAATAATATGTGTCTTTATAAACTCCCATGGTCTTTTATCTGACTTTTTATATATTACAAGTAGATTAAAGAAAAGACATACACATACAAATAAATCAAAATATGCTGTGAAAACAATTATATTTAATGAAACATCACCAATACTTACAACAAAAATCA
This window encodes:
- a CDS encoding TM1802 family CRISPR-associated protein, yielding MADLTIEHRYVLDEILIDDDKKASFLLGFLLRKLTHMEYKSLKQTPFLGKIYDIQLSHDKIKALYPVMINEIRKYDAIFKELEEEASISLLKSDKNWNISDDETSFYFTLGYTLGSAPNYIRSVNDKEITN
- the cysK gene encoding cysteine synthase A → MENIEIIKKPIANDITETIGNTPLVRLNRISEGLDAEILVKVESFNPVSSIKDRVAVSLIEDAEKKGKIDKDTTIIEPTSGNTGIALAFAAAAKGYKLKIVLPESFSIERRKLIKIFGADLVLTPAAEGIPGAIKKAEELNEEIENSIILQQFENPANPEIHERLTAKEILKDTDGNVDIVVSAAGTGGTATGIAREIKKHKDDFQLVAVEAAGSPVITQNKKGAHKIQGISPGFIPETMDLDLIDETIAVEDEDAGQTTIDLAQKEGILAGISSGSAVYAAVQLAKRPENKGKTIVAILADTGERYLSVDWLADLYY
- a CDS encoding potassium channel family protein: MNIKHLKKSIKENREVLEELKNILLVILIIIDLAMIFVVSIGDVSLNIIVFTAYFDLFVCVCLFFNLLVIYKKSDKRPWEFIKTHIIDILSILPLNFILFRYFTVVRLFKLVKLIPLFQVIRLQNLKIFNKGSLSYFVQNRLLKVLTIIIVFYTLISTYVLYHIDPNLHTFFEALWFNIATLTAVGYGDITPVEFPGQIIALISIVAGVFFISIFTAAMSALYMKQPETETRNIIKDNRDTIHENHEYVQDRFQQLESDIDDINMKLDYLIEIMQNQEKIENQDKIVNNEDKDIKYSNKTKDNGDDQ